A DNA window from Thiobacillus denitrificans ATCC 25259 contains the following coding sequences:
- a CDS encoding CobD/CbiB family protein yields the protein MVFFSVLAAVALEHLRPLRQPMLHYRHYTRFIHWLEGKLNAGEYTHGAIAWTLAVVPWLVAVWAIFAVLEDVSPVLGWVWNVAVLYFTLGFKYYSDNAERIAHLLRAGDLDAARAQLGLWRGGDTTHFTSDDITRVTIEQVMAESHRQMFGVLFWFVLLAPLGPVGAVLFRAASILSRRWEVSRGRFGLCACRVFHIINWVPARLTALTYAIAGNFEDATYCWRTQAAAWPEEEEGVVIAAGAGAMGVRLGQPVTVGGESVWRPELGTGQAPDPDFIASAVSMIWRGLVIWLTAGLLIVIAGWVS from the coding sequence ATGGTCTTTTTCTCGGTCCTCGCCGCCGTCGCGCTCGAGCATCTGCGGCCGCTGCGCCAGCCGATGCTCCACTATCGGCATTACACGCGTTTCATCCACTGGCTCGAAGGCAAGCTCAACGCCGGGGAATACACGCATGGCGCGATTGCCTGGACGCTTGCCGTCGTTCCCTGGCTCGTCGCGGTGTGGGCGATCTTCGCCGTGCTCGAAGACGTCAGCCCGGTTCTGGGCTGGGTGTGGAACGTGGCCGTGCTGTATTTCACGCTCGGGTTCAAGTATTACAGCGACAACGCCGAGCGCATCGCCCACCTGCTGCGCGCGGGCGACCTCGACGCGGCGCGCGCGCAGCTCGGCCTGTGGCGCGGCGGCGACACCACCCACTTCACGAGCGACGACATCACGCGCGTGACGATCGAGCAGGTGATGGCGGAAAGCCACCGGCAGATGTTCGGCGTGTTGTTCTGGTTCGTGCTGCTGGCGCCGCTCGGCCCGGTCGGCGCCGTCCTGTTCCGCGCGGCGTCGATTCTCTCGCGGCGCTGGGAGGTATCGCGCGGCCGCTTCGGCCTGTGCGCGTGCCGCGTCTTCCATATCATCAACTGGGTGCCCGCGCGTCTGACCGCACTGACCTACGCGATCGCCGGCAACTTCGAGGACGCGACCTACTGCTGGCGCACCCAGGCCGCGGCCTGGCCGGAGGAGGAAGAGGGCGTCGTGATCGCCGCCGGCGCCGGCGCGATGGGGGTCAGGCTCGGGCAACCCGTCACGGTCGGCGGCGAGTCCGTGTGGCGGCCTGAATTGGGGACGGGGCAGGCGCCCGACCCCGACTTCATCGCCAGCGCGGTCAGCATGATCTGGCGCGGCCTCGTGATCTGGCTCACGGCAGGCCTGCTCATCGTCATCGCCGGCTGGGTCTCCTGA
- a CDS encoding nucleoside recognition domain-containing protein produces the protein MLNALWVGFFFVAFLIALANLVFLGNAEIFAALVKALFDSSKAAFEIALGLTGVMALWLGVMKVGERAGMLDLLTRGLAPLFRRLFPEVPPNHPALGAMTMNMGANMLGLDNAATPLGIKAMQELQTLNPSSDTASDAQILFLVINTASVTLLPVTIFTYRAQLGAADPTDVFVPLLITTYIGTLTGLFVTGLFQKLHLWNRVTLAYLGGATALVGGMVAYFSSLDAAAMTRQSAILSNVLLFGVVATFLAMAAWRRVNAYEAFVEGAKEGFRTAVTIIPYLVAMLVAIAVFRASGALDLAMSAIRSAVLALGYDARWVDALPTALMKPFSGSGARAMMIDTMQTHGADSFAGRLASVVQGSTETTFYVLAVYFGAVGIRRVRHAVACGLIADAAGIVAAIGMAYLFFGAVA, from the coding sequence ATGCTGAACGCGCTGTGGGTCGGCTTCTTTTTCGTCGCCTTTCTGATCGCGCTCGCCAATCTCGTTTTCCTCGGCAACGCCGAGATCTTCGCAGCACTGGTCAAGGCGCTGTTCGATAGCAGCAAGGCCGCGTTCGAGATCGCGCTCGGCCTGACCGGCGTGATGGCGCTGTGGCTCGGCGTGATGAAGGTCGGCGAGCGGGCGGGCATGCTCGACCTGCTGACGCGCGGTCTCGCGCCGCTGTTCCGGCGGCTGTTCCCCGAAGTTCCGCCCAATCATCCCGCGCTCGGCGCGATGACCATGAACATGGGCGCGAACATGCTCGGGCTCGACAACGCGGCCACGCCGCTCGGCATCAAGGCCATGCAGGAGCTGCAGACGCTCAATCCTTCGAGCGACACCGCGAGCGACGCGCAGATCCTGTTCCTCGTCATCAATACCGCTTCGGTGACGCTGCTGCCGGTGACGATCTTCACCTACCGCGCGCAGCTCGGCGCGGCCGACCCGACCGACGTCTTCGTACCGCTTCTGATCACGACCTACATCGGCACCCTGACCGGTCTTTTTGTGACCGGTCTTTTCCAGAAGCTGCATCTTTGGAACCGTGTCACCCTCGCTTATCTCGGTGGCGCGACCGCGCTGGTCGGCGGGATGGTCGCCTACTTCTCGAGCCTGGATGCGGCGGCGATGACGCGGCAGTCGGCGATTCTCAGCAACGTGCTGCTGTTCGGTGTCGTCGCCACGTTTCTCGCGATGGCCGCGTGGCGCCGCGTCAACGCTTACGAAGCCTTCGTCGAAGGGGCCAAGGAAGGCTTCCGCACGGCGGTCACGATCATTCCCTACCTCGTCGCGATGCTCGTCGCGATCGCCGTCTTTCGCGCCAGCGGCGCGCTCGACCTGGCGATGTCGGCGATCCGCAGCGCCGTGCTCGCGCTCGGCTACGACGCGCGCTGGGTCGACGCCCTGCCGACCGCGTTGATGAAGCCGTTCTCCGGCAGCGGCGCACGCGCGATGATGATCGACACGATGCAGACCCACGGCGCCGACTCTTTCGCCGGCCGGCTCGCGTCGGTCGTGCAGGGCAGCACGGAGACGACCTTCTACGTGCTCGCCGTCTATTTCGGCGCGGTCGGCATCCGCCGTGTGCGCCATGCCGTCGCCTGCGGGCTGATCGCGGATGCCGCGGGGATCGTCGCGGCGATCGGCATGGCCTATCTCTTTTTCGGAGCCGTTGCATGA
- the ppx gene encoding exopolyphosphatase, protein MKSYDTLAAVDLGSNSFRLEVARVAGDQLYPLDSLKETVRLAAGLQDDKILDGAARERALACLRRFGERLRGLPAEAVRCVGTSTLRVARNADAFLAEAEAALGHPIEIVAGREEARLIYLGVAHSLPASPDRRLVVDIGGGSTEFIVGHGLKPHERESLHLGCVHFSRRFFEQGAVSRAALKAAELSARAEVERIAHAFGRGNWQQAVGSSGTARALRDILEQSGWSAGGITRDGLDRLRDALLAAGDVERLELPGLSRDRRPVIAGGFAIMAGLFAELGIEQMDVAETAMREGILYDLLGRFHADDMREATVAEFARRYHVDAGQAERVGRTVLRLFAATGREDDNDARVLGWAARLHEIGLSVSHSGYHRHSAYILENADMPGFSRTEQARLALLARAQRGALTKVAAVAAGAVDERDRRAIWLLRQAVILCRSRADPRLAEVSAESTSKRFCLTLPPGWLEQRPLTQRALDDEIQHWQALGLKYVLG, encoded by the coding sequence ATGAAAAGCTACGACACGCTCGCCGCCGTCGACCTCGGTTCCAACTCCTTCCGCCTCGAAGTGGCGCGCGTCGCAGGCGACCAGCTGTACCCCCTCGATTCGCTCAAGGAAACGGTGCGGCTCGCGGCCGGCCTGCAGGACGACAAGATTCTCGACGGTGCGGCGCGGGAACGCGCGCTGGCCTGCCTGAGGCGCTTCGGCGAGCGCCTGCGCGGCCTGCCCGCGGAAGCCGTACGCTGCGTCGGCACCTCGACGCTGCGCGTCGCGCGCAACGCCGATGCCTTCCTCGCCGAGGCCGAGGCGGCGCTCGGGCACCCGATCGAGATCGTCGCCGGCCGCGAGGAGGCGCGCCTGATCTACCTCGGGGTCGCGCATTCGCTGCCGGCCTCTCCCGACCGCCGGCTCGTCGTCGACATCGGCGGCGGCTCGACCGAATTCATCGTCGGCCACGGCCTGAAGCCGCACGAGCGCGAAAGCCTGCACCTCGGCTGCGTGCATTTCTCGCGGCGCTTTTTCGAGCAGGGGGCGGTCAGCCGCGCCGCGCTCAAGGCCGCCGAACTGAGCGCGCGTGCGGAGGTCGAGCGCATCGCTCATGCCTTCGGACGCGGCAACTGGCAGCAGGCGGTCGGCTCGAGCGGCACCGCGCGTGCGCTGCGCGACATCCTCGAGCAAAGCGGCTGGTCGGCAGGCGGCATCACCCGCGACGGCCTCGACCGCCTGCGCGATGCGCTGCTCGCGGCGGGCGACGTCGAGCGTCTCGAATTGCCCGGTCTTTCGCGGGATCGCCGGCCGGTTATAGCCGGCGGCTTCGCGATCATGGCGGGACTGTTCGCCGAGCTCGGAATCGAGCAGATGGACGTCGCCGAGACCGCCATGCGCGAGGGCATCCTCTACGATCTGCTCGGCCGCTTTCACGCCGACGACATGCGCGAGGCGACGGTCGCCGAATTCGCCCGTCGCTATCACGTCGACGCGGGCCAGGCCGAGCGCGTCGGACGCACCGTGCTGAGGCTGTTCGCGGCGACCGGGCGTGAAGACGACAATGACGCCCGGGTTCTCGGCTGGGCCGCGCGCCTGCACGAGATCGGTCTGTCGGTCTCGCACAGCGGCTACCACCGCCACTCGGCCTACATCCTCGAAAACGCCGACATGCCGGGGTTTTCACGCACCGAACAGGCGCGGCTCGCGCTCCTAGCGCGGGCGCAACGGGGCGCGCTGACCAAGGTGGCGGCCGTTGCAGCGGGCGCCGTCGACGAGCGCGACCGCCGCGCGATCTGGCTGCTGCGCCAGGCAGTGATTCTCTGCCGCAGCCGTGCCGATCCTCGCCTCGCCGAGGTCAGCGCCGAATCGACGTCGAAGCGCTTCTGTCTGACGCTGCCTCCGGGCTGGCTCGAGCAGCGGCCGCTCACGCAACGTGCGCTCGACGACGAGATCCAGCACTGGCAGGCGCTGGGGCTCAAGTACGTGCTCGGTTAA
- the cfa gene encoding cyclopropane fatty acyl phospholipid synthase, which produces MQEEETLAIAPAGARAPDDSPAVLRELAAQAGITINGDAPWDIQVRDPRLYHRILTKGSLGFGEAYVDGMWECDRLDQLFDRLLRIDADEKLGSWARVRLFGEVLRHSLFNLQSDRRAFQVAEQHYDIGNDVFVAMLDPTMSYSCAYWDGAADLVEAQQKKLDMICRKLELKRGEVLLEIGCGWGGLARFAAERYGVEVVGITVSKEQQALARERCKGLPVAIELMDYRELSRKFDKIVSVGMFEHVGPKNYRTYFDIAHRALKNDGLFLLHTIGSAVTVAKTDPWIDQYIFPNGKLPSAREIAAAVEGRFLIEDWHNFGADYDRTLMAWWEKFDAAWPELEARYGTRFYRMWKYYLLSCAGFFRSRQGQLWQVVLSKPQRASTYRSVR; this is translated from the coding sequence ATGCAAGAAGAGGAGACGCTGGCGATCGCACCAGCGGGCGCACGCGCGCCAGACGATTCGCCGGCAGTATTGCGTGAACTCGCAGCCCAAGCCGGCATTACGATAAACGGCGACGCGCCGTGGGACATCCAGGTCCGTGACCCGCGCCTCTACCACCGTATTCTGACCAAGGGCTCGCTCGGCTTCGGCGAAGCCTACGTCGACGGCATGTGGGAATGCGACCGCCTCGATCAGCTGTTCGACCGGTTGCTGAGGATCGACGCCGACGAAAAACTGGGCAGCTGGGCGCGCGTACGGCTATTCGGCGAAGTATTACGCCACAGCCTGTTCAATCTTCAATCCGACCGCCGCGCCTTCCAGGTCGCCGAGCAGCACTACGACATCGGCAACGACGTCTTCGTCGCCATGCTCGACCCGACGATGAGTTACTCATGCGCTTACTGGGACGGCGCGGCCGATCTCGTCGAGGCGCAGCAGAAAAAGCTCGACATGATCTGCCGGAAACTCGAGTTGAAGCGCGGCGAGGTGCTGCTCGAGATCGGCTGCGGCTGGGGCGGGCTCGCGCGTTTCGCGGCCGAGCGCTACGGCGTCGAAGTGGTCGGCATCACGGTGTCGAAGGAACAGCAAGCCCTCGCGCGCGAGCGCTGCAAGGGCCTCCCGGTCGCGATCGAGCTCATGGACTATCGCGAGCTCAGCCGCAAATTCGACAAGATCGTCTCGGTCGGCATGTTCGAGCACGTCGGCCCCAAGAACTACCGCACGTATTTCGACATCGCCCACCGGGCGCTCAAGAACGATGGCCTCTTCCTGTTGCATACGATCGGCAGCGCGGTCACCGTCGCGAAGACCGACCCGTGGATCGACCAGTACATCTTTCCCAACGGCAAGCTGCCGTCGGCAAGAGAGATCGCGGCGGCGGTCGAGGGCCGCTTCCTGATCGAGGACTGGCACAACTTCGGCGCCGACTACGACCGCACGCTCATGGCGTGGTGGGAGAAGTTCGACGCCGCCTGGCCCGAGCTGGAAGCCCGATACGGCACGCGTTTTTACCGCATGTGGAAATATTACCTGCTGAGTTGCGCCGGCTTTTTCCGATCGCGCCAGGGCCAGCTCTGGCAGGTGGTGCTGAGCAAGCCGCAGCGCGCCTCGACCTACCGCTCGGTGCGCTGA
- a CDS encoding VOC family protein, with the protein MQLAQKITPCLWFSDQAEEAAAFYTGIFKNSRILRTTRYGKEGFEVHRRPEGSVMLVEFEIEGQVFTALNGGPVFQFNEAVSFQVLCENQQEVDFYWAHLAAGGDEQAQQCGWLKDRFGLSWQVIPRALPEWVGDPGSDRCQRAMRAMLQMKKIDMDTVYHAYHGSA; encoded by the coding sequence ATGCAACTCGCCCAAAAAATCACGCCGTGCCTGTGGTTTTCCGACCAGGCCGAGGAGGCTGCGGCGTTCTACACCGGAATTTTCAAGAATTCGCGCATATTGCGCACCACCCGCTACGGCAAGGAAGGATTCGAGGTGCACCGCCGGCCCGAGGGGTCGGTGATGCTCGTCGAATTCGAAATCGAGGGCCAGGTCTTCACCGCGCTCAATGGCGGACCCGTCTTCCAGTTCAACGAGGCCGTCTCGTTTCAGGTGCTGTGCGAGAACCAGCAGGAGGTCGATTTCTACTGGGCGCACCTCGCCGCGGGCGGCGACGAGCAGGCACAGCAGTGCGGCTGGCTCAAGGACAGATTCGGGTTGTCCTGGCAGGTGATCCCGCGCGCGCTGCCCGAATGGGTCGGCGACCCCGGCTCCGACCGCTGCCAACGGGCGATGCGGGCCATGCTGCAAATGAAGAAAATCGACATGGACACCGTCTATCACGCCTACCACGGCAGCGCCTGA
- a CDS encoding glutathione S-transferase family protein — MTRPTVYHIPVCPFCQRVEILLSLKGRREDVDFRMIDITAPRPDWLLQKTRGTTALPVLETADGRVIKESLVILRYFEDIYREPQIAQTDPYRRAVENMLTTMDRDFVAAGYGWLMNQDPKQRDALRENMLKQYAQLDDFLLEHGAPGPFLFETFGWAETVFTPFFQRFWFLEYYEDFELPTASRYARVREWIDACVAHPAAQQTTREEVIKLYYDYACGAGNGALLPGRSRSSFALEPDWRARPWPPRSKYRQPAGDTELGL, encoded by the coding sequence ATGACGCGCCCGACTGTCTACCACATCCCGGTATGCCCGTTCTGTCAGCGCGTCGAGATCCTGCTGTCGCTCAAGGGCCGACGCGAGGACGTCGACTTCCGCATGATCGACATCACCGCGCCGCGGCCCGACTGGCTGTTGCAGAAAACGCGCGGCACCACAGCGCTGCCCGTCCTCGAAACCGCGGACGGCCGCGTCATCAAGGAAAGCCTCGTCATCCTGCGCTACTTCGAGGATATCTATCGCGAGCCGCAGATCGCACAAACCGACCCCTACCGGCGGGCGGTCGAGAACATGCTGACGACAATGGACCGCGATTTCGTCGCCGCGGGCTACGGCTGGCTCATGAACCAGGACCCCAAGCAGCGCGACGCCTTGCGCGAGAACATGCTCAAGCAGTACGCGCAGCTCGATGACTTCCTGCTCGAACACGGCGCGCCGGGGCCTTTCCTGTTCGAGACCTTCGGCTGGGCCGAGACCGTGTTCACGCCCTTCTTCCAGCGCTTCTGGTTTCTCGAATACTACGAAGACTTCGAGTTGCCCACGGCATCTCGTTACGCGCGGGTGCGCGAATGGATCGACGCATGCGTCGCCCATCCCGCCGCGCAGCAGACCACGCGGGAAGAAGTGATCAAGCTTTATTACGACTACGCCTGCGGCGCCGGCAACGGTGCGCTGCTTCCGGGTCGCAGCCGCTCGTCGTTCGCGCTCGAACCCGACTGGCGCGCACGTCCGTGGCCGCCGCGAAGCAAGTATCGGCAACCCGCCGGCGACACCGAACTGGGTTTGTAA
- a CDS encoding phospholipase D-like domain-containing protein, with translation MLVFWIVLGAVLATVIALNFLPGEKKVQTRISELYFIHDPQFLRSMSHLLGPPLVPGNRAQELINGDEIFPPMLAAIRAARKTITFETYIYWSGEIGKEFAEALAERARAGVKVHVLVDWAGSVKMEDDLLELMKDGGVEILKYHPLHWYHLARMNNRTHRKLLVVDGHIGFTGGVGIADTWLGHAQDDNHWRDSHFRVEGPVVAHMQAAFLDNWMKTSGAVLHGEDYFPALEPVGEHYAQVFKSSSSEGSESVRLMYLLSIAAARETVYIANAYFVPDDLSVETLTRALRRDVKVRILVPGRHTDSGLARRASRARWGALLVAGAEIYEYQPTMFHCKLMIVDDVWVSVGSTNFDSRSFRLNDEANLNIYDHAFAARQIAIFEDDLRKARRVDYDAWKRRPWREKLLEHGSALFRSQV, from the coding sequence ATGCTCGTTTTCTGGATCGTCCTCGGCGCGGTGCTGGCCACCGTCATCGCGCTGAACTTTCTGCCGGGGGAAAAGAAGGTCCAGACCCGGATCAGCGAGCTCTATTTCATCCACGACCCGCAGTTCCTGCGCTCGATGAGCCATCTGCTCGGCCCGCCACTCGTCCCGGGCAACCGCGCCCAGGAGCTCATCAACGGCGACGAGATCTTTCCACCGATGCTGGCGGCGATTCGCGCGGCGCGCAAAACGATCACCTTCGAGACCTACATCTACTGGTCTGGCGAAATCGGCAAGGAATTTGCCGAGGCGCTCGCCGAACGCGCACGCGCCGGGGTCAAGGTCCATGTCCTCGTCGACTGGGCGGGCAGCGTCAAGATGGAAGACGACTTGCTCGAGCTGATGAAAGACGGCGGAGTCGAGATCCTCAAATATCACCCGCTGCACTGGTACCACCTCGCGCGCATGAACAACCGCACGCACCGCAAACTCCTGGTCGTCGACGGGCACATCGGCTTCACGGGCGGCGTCGGCATCGCCGACACCTGGCTCGGCCATGCGCAGGATGACAATCACTGGCGGGACTCGCATTTCCGCGTCGAAGGTCCCGTGGTCGCCCACATGCAGGCGGCCTTCCTCGACAACTGGATGAAAACCAGCGGGGCGGTGTTGCACGGTGAGGACTATTTTCCGGCGCTCGAGCCCGTCGGCGAGCACTACGCTCAGGTCTTCAAGAGCTCCTCGTCGGAAGGCAGCGAAAGCGTGCGCCTGATGTATCTGCTGTCGATCGCGGCGGCGCGCGAAACGGTCTATATCGCCAATGCTTATTTCGTGCCTGACGACCTTTCGGTAGAGACCCTCACCCGCGCGCTGCGCCGGGACGTGAAAGTCAGGATCCTCGTGCCCGGCAGGCACACCGACTCGGGGCTCGCGCGCCGCGCGTCGCGCGCCCGCTGGGGCGCGTTGCTCGTGGCGGGGGCCGAGATATACGAATATCAGCCTACGATGTTCCACTGCAAGCTCATGATCGTCGACGACGTCTGGGTGTCGGTCGGCTCGACCAACTTCGATTCGCGATCGTTCCGCCTCAACGACGAAGCCAATCTCAACATCTACGACCACGCCTTCGCAGCGCGCCAGATCGCGATCTTCGAGGACGACCTCAGAAAAGCCCGGCGGGTCGACTACGATGCGTGGAAGCGCCGCCCCTGGCGCGAGAAGCTGCTCGAACACGGCTCCGCATTGTTCCGCTCGCAAGTCTGA
- a CDS encoding DsrE family protein encodes MKVPPKIAALALFLALPVPLHAFAEEFAPYGTAKVDMHAMPVTDVVFDVNYEDPQQLNILYNFIRNTQAVTKGKVAVVTHGPELRAFAKENYAKYQGIVDKMAELAQDGVEFKMCSNAMKAAGFRAEDMHGFITVVPAGFPEIAYYQAKGYQYINPIPLPVKDVRYLDQSQLKKQ; translated from the coding sequence GTGAAAGTCCCGCCCAAGATTGCCGCGCTGGCCTTGTTCCTCGCGCTCCCCGTTCCGTTGCATGCATTTGCCGAAGAATTCGCGCCCTACGGCACCGCCAAGGTCGACATGCACGCGATGCCCGTGACCGACGTCGTGTTCGACGTCAACTACGAGGACCCGCAGCAGTTGAACATCCTCTACAACTTCATCCGCAACACGCAGGCAGTCACCAAGGGCAAGGTCGCGGTGGTGACCCATGGCCCCGAGTTGCGCGCCTTCGCCAAGGAGAATTACGCGAAATATCAGGGCATCGTCGACAAGATGGCGGAGCTCGCGCAGGACGGCGTCGAATTCAAGATGTGCAGCAACGCGATGAAAGCGGCCGGTTTCCGCGCCGAGGACATGCACGGCTTCATCACGGTCGTTCCCGCGGGCTTCCCGGAGATCGCCTACTACCAGGCCAAGGGCTACCAGTACATCAACCCGATTCCGCTGCCGGTCAAGGACGTGCGCTATCTCGACCAGTCGCAGCTCAAGAAACAGTAG
- a CDS encoding class I SAM-dependent methyltransferase, translating to MTSTPPTTPTTRLDAAHFDSKARAWDENPVFQERGSKIADAIRATVPLRRDMAALDYGCGTGLLSFPLKDELGSILLADSSSGMLDVLAEKIAAQGVDNMTPVKLDLLADPPPAQRFDLIYTSMTLHHVPDTARILGIFHALLKPGAYLCVADLDKEDGSFHGVEVDVHHGFDRAALGQRATTAGFTDVRFQPVFSISKEQPAGTRDYPVFLMTARRA from the coding sequence ATGACCAGCACGCCACCCACTACGCCCACGACCCGGCTCGACGCCGCCCATTTCGACAGCAAGGCCCGCGCGTGGGACGAGAACCCGGTGTTCCAGGAACGCGGCAGCAAGATCGCCGACGCGATCCGCGCGACCGTGCCGCTGCGCCGCGACATGGCGGCGCTCGACTACGGCTGCGGGACGGGCCTGCTTTCCTTCCCGCTCAAGGATGAACTCGGCTCGATCCTGTTGGCCGACAGTTCGAGCGGAATGCTCGACGTGCTGGCCGAGAAGATCGCCGCGCAAGGCGTCGACAACATGACTCCGGTCAAGCTTGACCTGCTCGCGGACCCGCCGCCGGCGCAGCGCTTCGACCTGATCTATACGTCGATGACGCTGCACCACGTGCCCGACACGGCGCGCATCCTCGGCATCTTTCACGCGCTTCTGAAGCCCGGCGCCTATCTGTGCGTCGCCGACCTCGACAAGGAAGACGGTTCCTTCCACGGCGTCGAGGTCGACGTGCACCACGGCTTCGACCGGGCCGCGCTCGGCCAGCGCGCGACCACCGCCGGCTTCACCGACGTGCGCTTTCAGCCCGTGTTCAGCATCAGCAAGGAACAGCCGGCCGGCACGCGCGACTACCCGGTTTTCCTGATGACGGCACGGCGCGCCTGA
- a CDS encoding DoxX family protein, with protein MQDKLNDVGKLVLRLALGILILLHGVAKLTHGVGPIEGMLGGIGLPGYIAYGVFAGEVLGPLLLIAGFYARIGAALIAINMVFALVLAHSDELASLSEQGGWALELQGMFLFTAIALLLMGPGRISVNRR; from the coding sequence ATGCAGGATAAGCTCAACGACGTGGGCAAGCTGGTCTTGCGGCTGGCCCTGGGAATCCTGATTTTATTACACGGCGTCGCCAAGCTCACGCATGGCGTCGGGCCGATCGAAGGCATGCTGGGCGGAATCGGCCTGCCGGGTTATATCGCCTACGGCGTCTTCGCCGGCGAAGTGCTCGGGCCGCTGTTGCTGATTGCCGGCTTCTACGCCCGTATCGGCGCGGCGCTGATCGCGATCAACATGGTCTTCGCCTTGGTACTCGCGCACAGCGACGAACTTGCAAGCCTGAGCGAACAGGGCGGTTGGGCGCTGGAACTGCAGGGCATGTTCCTGTTCACGGCGATCGCGTTGCTCCTGATGGGGCCGGGCCGGATCAGCGTCAATCGCCGTTGA
- a CDS encoding DNA-deoxyinosine glycosylase: MTHAQSFPPIADTHARVLILGSLPGQTSLRMQQYYAQPQNAFWKIMGRLFGAGADVPYAERYRKLVRSGVALWDVCASAERPGSLDSAIVTSSVVPNDFAAFLASHPHIHLVCFNGAKAAGLYRRLVLPDLPEAPRLVAYRTLPSTSPAHAGMRFEEKLAHWSVVKEAAGH, translated from the coding sequence GTGACGCACGCACAGAGCTTCCCGCCGATCGCCGATACGCACGCGCGCGTCCTGATCCTCGGCAGCCTGCCCGGGCAGACGTCGCTCAGGATGCAGCAGTACTACGCGCAGCCGCAGAATGCGTTCTGGAAGATCATGGGACGCCTCTTCGGTGCCGGCGCGGACGTGCCCTACGCCGAACGCTACCGCAAGCTCGTCAGGAGTGGGGTCGCGCTCTGGGACGTGTGCGCCTCCGCCGAGCGGCCGGGCAGCCTCGATTCGGCGATCGTGACATCGAGCGTGGTGCCGAACGACTTCGCCGCGTTCCTCGCCTCGCACCCGCATATCCATCTCGTCTGCTTCAACGGGGCGAAGGCGGCGGGCCTCTATCGCCGCCTCGTGCTGCCGGATCTGCCCGAGGCGCCGCGGCTCGTCGCCTACCGGACACTGCCGTCGACGAGCCCGGCGCACGCGGGCATGCGCTTCGAGGAAAAACTCGCGCACTGGTCGGTCGTCAAGGAGGCGGCCGGTCACTGA
- a CDS encoding TauD/TfdA family dioxygenase — MKRWNVKYPRRFDLDSDDDYLRWRDEKLAAYPGHVGDLVVELGDMTAPTAAEKAKILETVERANMCVFTAGSAELEMASLLALGAQLGVSRTDKSARHAQSDELTDSGILNRAVPFSTRHCNWHTDATYYGSNHTIQALFLLCKRPALEGGSNKVLDHEVLYIHLRDKAPEALDVLMNRDCFNYRNPASGEIDLHRGGKVFWTNPYGPLCHRFSFRKTDMAWSEDSDVAAARQVLESLISDESAQVIEGRLESGMGLISNNVLHTREKLVDSDDAAHKRLLFRARFYDRVNPELVN, encoded by the coding sequence ATGAAACGCTGGAACGTCAAATATCCCCGCCGGTTCGACCTCGATTCGGACGACGATTACCTCAGATGGCGCGACGAGAAGCTCGCCGCCTATCCGGGCCACGTCGGCGACCTCGTGGTCGAGCTCGGCGACATGACGGCGCCCACCGCCGCGGAAAAAGCCAAGATCCTCGAAACGGTCGAACGCGCGAACATGTGCGTCTTCACGGCCGGTTCCGCGGAGCTCGAAATGGCTTCGCTGCTGGCACTCGGCGCCCAGCTCGGCGTCAGCCGCACCGACAAGTCGGCGCGGCACGCGCAGTCCGACGAGTTGACCGACTCGGGCATCCTGAACCGCGCGGTCCCGTTCTCGACCCGGCACTGCAACTGGCACACCGATGCGACCTACTACGGCTCGAACCACACGATCCAGGCGCTGTTCCTGCTCTGCAAGCGCCCCGCGCTCGAGGGCGGCAGCAACAAGGTGCTCGACCACGAAGTGCTCTACATCCACCTGCGCGACAAGGCCCCCGAGGCCCTCGACGTGCTGATGAACCGGGATTGCTTCAACTACCGCAACCCCGCGAGCGGCGAGATCGACCTGCACCGCGGCGGCAAGGTCTTCTGGACCAATCCCTACGGCCCGCTGTGCCACCGCTTCTCGTTCCGGAAGACCGACATGGCGTGGTCGGAGGACAGCGACGTCGCCGCCGCGCGGCAGGTGCTCGAGTCGCTGATCTCGGACGAGTCGGCACAGGTCATCGAAGGCCGGCTCGAATCCGGAATGGGCCTGATCTCGAACAACGTGCTGCATACCCGGGAAAAGCTGGTCGACAGCGACGACGCGGCGCACAAGCGCCTGCTCTTCCGCGCGCGTTTCTACGACCGGGTCAATCCTGAACTCGTGAACTGA